The following proteins come from a genomic window of Hydractinia symbiolongicarpus strain clone_291-10 chromosome 2, HSymV2.1, whole genome shotgun sequence:
- the LOC130627535 gene encoding uncharacterized protein LOC130627535 isoform X1 — MSNESGINDSSNTVRGFRLFNNLGRFVLQQRDNNQGLVGAILRQQSHISQNFEFPQEIQRNVVPRLSDNEDVALARRRQHAQCVASLRRLESTDQANTRRHNDTVRQTARRNAESAQQVINRRHVHVQRHAALRVRRSAQYYNVARQHVLPNVYYLGPMDKNCEYCQAVKFENEECFKCCHNGKVALDNLSPYPERLKQLLTNSDTGQARNFQANIRKYNSAVSFASFGANLRPPPGRGPPCFRICGQIWHRVGDLHPPEGQTSVFNQLYIYEGGRALNERMARPENNGCREDVMQTVQDVMNSVSPFAAAYRYMAEVEADEIAQAAAENRVPSEVRMCMRVGSDRRRYNLPHHDEAAAIFVGQDGAPPGNRDIITYPRGGNLQNISTLSANLEPMVYPLFFPRGEPGWYYGIPHVAERATCTRNTTTMLQYYTYRVAVRENFSPIHYDPNDKLRDADDIDSVISAEIPNQQEQPELFEIIRSCMIHGPCGYLNPNSRCMEDGVCTKNFPKKFLVSTVADVDGYPLYRRRNNGIHINVNNVDVDNRWVVPYNPWLSKKYNAHINLEACMSVKSVKYLYKYIYKGHDCANIEINERIDHNEVQTFLDARYVSAPEAVWRLFEFKMHQQSHVVHRLPVHLPNNYTVYFQPDQVEEFVNRAENQATKLTAWFVLNGENHNARQYLYPDIPLHFVFNNNRKVWTPRRN; from the exons ATGTCTAATGAGTCTGGAATTAATGACAGCAGTAATACTGTTCGTGGTTTTAGGCTGTTTAATAATTTGGGTAGGTTTGTATTGCAACAACGTGACAATAATCAAGGATTGGTAGGTGCTATTTTGAGGCAACAATCACATATATCccaaaattttgaatttccaCAGGAAATACAGAGAAATGTAGTGCCACGTTTATCTGATAATGAGGATGTTGCTTTAGCTAGACGTAGGCAACATGCTCAATGTGTCGCATCTTTACGTCGATTGGAATCGACTGATCAGGCCAATACTAGACGGCATAATGACACTGTTAGACAAACTGCTAGGCGTAATGCAGAATCCGCTCAGCAGGTTATAAATAGAAGGCACGTTCATGTCCAAAGACATGCTGCTCTTCGTGTTCGCAGAAGTGCCCAATATTATAATGTTGCACGTCAACATGTTTTACCTAATGTTTATTATTTAGGTCCTATGGATAAAAATTGTGAGTATTGTCAAGCTGTTAAGTTTGAAAATGAAGAGTGTTTCAAATGCTGTCATAACGGCAAAGTCGCGCTTGATAATTTGTCTCCTTACCCTGAGCGGCTAAAGCAACTGTTAACAAATAGTGATACTGGTCAGGCAAGGAACTTTCAAGCCAATATACGTAAGTATAATAGTGCAGTTTCGTTTGCTTCATTTGGAGCAAATCTTCGGCCTCCTCCTGGCCGCGGACCACCATGCTTTCGTATTTGCGGTCAAATATGGCATCGTGTTGGGGATCTTCACCCTCCTGAGGGCCAAACTTCTGTTTTTAACcaactttatatttatgaaggAGGTAGAGCACTCAATGAAAGAATGGCACGTCCTGAAAATAATGGCTGTAGAGAAGACGTGATGCAAACTGTTCAAGATGTAATGAACAGTGTTAGCCCTTTTGCAGCTGCATACAGATACATGGCTGAAGTGGAAGCTGATGAAATAGCTCAGGCAGCAGCTGAAAACCGTGTCCCATCAGAAGTACGCATGTGCATGAGAGTTGGCAGTGATCGAAGGCGATACAACTTGCCACATCATGACGAAGCAGCCGCAATTTTTGTAGGCCAAGATGGAGCTCCTCCTGGAAACAGGGATATTATTACCTACCCACGTGGAGgcaatttgcaaaatatttctaCATTATCTGCAAATTTAGAGCCAATGGTTTATCCTCTATTTTTTCCAAGGGGTGAACCAGGTTGGTATTATGGGATACCCCATGTTGCAGAGCGTGCAACCTGTACTCGAAATACTACTACAATGTTGCAGTATTATACTTACCGTGTAGCTGTTCGGGAAAATTTTAGCCCTATTCATTATG ACCCCAATGATAAACTTCGGGATGCAGATGACATAGACAGTGTTATTTCAGCCGAAATTCCTAATCAACAGGAACAACCTGAGCTGTTTGAAATTATTCGGTCGTGTATGATTCATGGACCATGTGGCTATCTGAATCCTAATTCCAGGTGTATGGAGGATGGTGTTTGCacaaaaaactttccaaaaaaatttttagtgtcTACTGTTGCTGACGTTGATGGATATCCATTGTATAGACGTCGTAATAATGGAATACATATCAATGTCAATAATGTTGATGTAGATAATCGATGGGTTGTTCCCTACAATCCATGGCTCTCCAAGAAATACAATGCACATATAAACTTAGAGGCTTGCATGTCTGTTAAATCTGTGAAAtacctttataaatatatttataaaggtcATGATTGTGCCAACATTGAGATCAATGAACGTATTGATCACAATGAGGTACAGACGTTTTTAGACGCTAGGTATGTCAGTGCGCCAGAAGCAGTATGGcgtctttttgaatttaaaatgcaTCAGCAATCTCATGTTGTCCATAGACTGCCAGTGCACTTGCCTAATAATTATACTGTTTATTTTCAGCCAGACCAGGTTGAAGAATTTGTGAACAGAGCTGAAAATCAGGCCACTAAATTAACAGCTTGGTTTGTGCTAAATGGAGAGAATCACAATGCTCGCCAATATTTGTATCCAGACATTCCTCTTCATTTCGTTTTCAATAACAACAGGAAAGTTTGGACACCAAGACGAAACTAA
- the LOC130627535 gene encoding uncharacterized protein LOC130627535 isoform X2: protein MSNESGINDSSNTVRGFRLFNNLGRFVLQQRDNNQGLVGAILRQQSHISQNFEFPQEIQRNVVPRLSDNEDVALARRRQHAQCVASLRRLESTDQANTRRHNDTVRQTARRNAESAQQVINRRHVHVQRHAALRVRRSAQYYNVARQHVLPNVYYLGPMDKNCEYCQAVKFENEECFKCCHNGKVALDNLSPYPERLKQLLTNSDTGQARNFQANIRGRALNERMARPENNGCREDVMQTVQDVMNSVSPFAAAYRYMAEVEADEIAQAAAENRVPSEVRMCMRVGSDRRRYNLPHHDEAAAIFVGQDGAPPGNRDIITYPRGGNLQNISTLSANLEPMVYPLFFPRGEPGWYYGIPHVAERATCTRNTTTMLQYYTYRVAVRENFSPIHYDPNDKLRDADDIDSVISAEIPNQQEQPELFEIIRSCMIHGPCGYLNPNSRCMEDGVCTKNFPKKFLVSTVADVDGYPLYRRRNNGIHINVNNVDVDNRWVVPYNPWLSKKYNAHINLEACMSVKSVKYLYKYIYKGHDCANIEINERIDHNEVQTFLDARYVSAPEAVWRLFEFKMHQQSHVVHRLPVHLPNNYTVYFQPDQVEEFVNRAENQATKLTAWFVLNGENHNARQYLYPDIPLHFVFNNNRKVWTPRRN from the exons ATGTCTAATGAGTCTGGAATTAATGACAGCAGTAATACTGTTCGTGGTTTTAGGCTGTTTAATAATTTGGGTAGGTTTGTATTGCAACAACGTGACAATAATCAAGGATTGGTAGGTGCTATTTTGAGGCAACAATCACATATATCccaaaattttgaatttccaCAGGAAATACAGAGAAATGTAGTGCCACGTTTATCTGATAATGAGGATGTTGCTTTAGCTAGACGTAGGCAACATGCTCAATGTGTCGCATCTTTACGTCGATTGGAATCGACTGATCAGGCCAATACTAGACGGCATAATGACACTGTTAGACAAACTGCTAGGCGTAATGCAGAATCCGCTCAGCAGGTTATAAATAGAAGGCACGTTCATGTCCAAAGACATGCTGCTCTTCGTGTTCGCAGAAGTGCCCAATATTATAATGTTGCACGTCAACATGTTTTACCTAATGTTTATTATTTAGGTCCTATGGATAAAAATTGTGAGTATTGTCAAGCTGTTAAGTTTGAAAATGAAGAGTGTTTCAAATGCTGTCATAACGGCAAAGTCGCGCTTGATAATTTGTCTCCTTACCCTGAGCGGCTAAAGCAACTGTTAACAAATAGTGATACTGGTCAGGCAAGGAACTTTCAAGCCAATATAC gAGGTAGAGCACTCAATGAAAGAATGGCACGTCCTGAAAATAATGGCTGTAGAGAAGACGTGATGCAAACTGTTCAAGATGTAATGAACAGTGTTAGCCCTTTTGCAGCTGCATACAGATACATGGCTGAAGTGGAAGCTGATGAAATAGCTCAGGCAGCAGCTGAAAACCGTGTCCCATCAGAAGTACGCATGTGCATGAGAGTTGGCAGTGATCGAAGGCGATACAACTTGCCACATCATGACGAAGCAGCCGCAATTTTTGTAGGCCAAGATGGAGCTCCTCCTGGAAACAGGGATATTATTACCTACCCACGTGGAGgcaatttgcaaaatatttctaCATTATCTGCAAATTTAGAGCCAATGGTTTATCCTCTATTTTTTCCAAGGGGTGAACCAGGTTGGTATTATGGGATACCCCATGTTGCAGAGCGTGCAACCTGTACTCGAAATACTACTACAATGTTGCAGTATTATACTTACCGTGTAGCTGTTCGGGAAAATTTTAGCCCTATTCATTATG ACCCCAATGATAAACTTCGGGATGCAGATGACATAGACAGTGTTATTTCAGCCGAAATTCCTAATCAACAGGAACAACCTGAGCTGTTTGAAATTATTCGGTCGTGTATGATTCATGGACCATGTGGCTATCTGAATCCTAATTCCAGGTGTATGGAGGATGGTGTTTGCacaaaaaactttccaaaaaaatttttagtgtcTACTGTTGCTGACGTTGATGGATATCCATTGTATAGACGTCGTAATAATGGAATACATATCAATGTCAATAATGTTGATGTAGATAATCGATGGGTTGTTCCCTACAATCCATGGCTCTCCAAGAAATACAATGCACATATAAACTTAGAGGCTTGCATGTCTGTTAAATCTGTGAAAtacctttataaatatatttataaaggtcATGATTGTGCCAACATTGAGATCAATGAACGTATTGATCACAATGAGGTACAGACGTTTTTAGACGCTAGGTATGTCAGTGCGCCAGAAGCAGTATGGcgtctttttgaatttaaaatgcaTCAGCAATCTCATGTTGTCCATAGACTGCCAGTGCACTTGCCTAATAATTATACTGTTTATTTTCAGCCAGACCAGGTTGAAGAATTTGTGAACAGAGCTGAAAATCAGGCCACTAAATTAACAGCTTGGTTTGTGCTAAATGGAGAGAATCACAATGCTCGCCAATATTTGTATCCAGACATTCCTCTTCATTTCGTTTTCAATAACAACAGGAAAGTTTGGACACCAAGACGAAACTAA